In Helianthus annuus cultivar XRQ/B chromosome 3, HanXRQr2.0-SUNRISE, whole genome shotgun sequence, a single window of DNA contains:
- the LOC110929331 gene encoding uncharacterized protein LOC110929331 isoform X4 yields the protein MLDAEDDMQGLVHDAFNGFGENIHENEIGTQNESQSMPNTNAKKFYKALEDAKKELYPGCKKFSVLSFIIRLFHSKCIGKCNDKGFSMMLNTLREAFPYASIPKSLYDLRKIIRELGLSYDKIDACPNDCMLYWKENSKKTECDICHTSRYKANENDPDDELTIPDTDKKIKKIGAKVLRHFPLIPRLQRLFMSSKTAASMRWHEESRTKDGYLRHPADSPAWKTFDFNYPDFASESRNVRLGLASDGFNPFRTMSVSHSTWPVVLMPYNLPPWMCMKQPYFFLSLLIPGPSAPGNNIDVYMEPLVAELQELWDINGVETYDASTKSNFQMRASLLWTISDFPAYANLSGWSTKGKLSCPCCHKHTKSQRLTHGNKYCFMGHRRYLPGDHAFRKDKKSFDGTKETERQPRGLTGSEVLDELNGFEIKFGKLVKTNPDLPFNWKKRSIFFELPYWKTNLLRHNLDVMHIEKNVCDSVVGTLMNLDGKTKDHLKARLDLQEMGIRPELHPKVQNNNKVYLPPACFSMDKKEKDIFCRVLKKVKVPDGYAANISRCVELKPPKLFGLKSHDSHILMQQLLPIALRNVLPKHVRYPVMKLCRYYKQLCSKVLNPNDLVQMENEIGKILCDLERIFPPSFFDVMVHLSVHLASEAKLGGTVHYRWMYPIERYLSTLKSYVKNRSKPEGSIAEGYLAEECLSFCSLYLSSDVETIHNKTSRNYDDGGFEDILPIFSMSGRPIGATVVEILDLDILAKAHSYVLFNCSEVDEFRTEHLTNVRHENRKLREREIQRLHSETFESWFQDHVEELHTRGDHRITEDLRNLASGPAEFVKKYKGFIINGFRFHTKDLEQNRKTQNSGVMLEAMTNSFSSAKDNNPIMGDVTYYGILNDIIELEYAVDRKVVLFHCDWISNGSRKKQDENGFTLLNFEGLNPHNDPFILACQAQQVFYVADRVDKGWKVVIKTTPRDSYDMNEQTCLENVETHLQSDTSTGPQLDDNMNIELVRRGLNGTVVDKNTLVFDGDEDLFEAAS from the exons ATGTTGGATGCTGAAGATGACATGCAAGGGTTGGTGCATGATGCATTCAACGGGTTTGGTGAGAACATACATGAAAATGAAATAGGGACACAAAATGAAAGTCAAAGTATGCCAAACACAAATGCgaaaaagttttataaagcatTAGAAGATGCAAAGAAAGAACTATATCCTGGGTGTAAGAAGTTCTCGGTTCTTTCTTTTATCATTAGACTATTTCATAGTAAGTGTATTGGGAAATGTAATGACAAGGGTTTCAGCATGATGCTTAATACATTGAGGGAAGCCTTCCCATATGCTTCCATACCGAAGTCATTGTATGACCTAAGGAAGATAATAAGAGAATTAGGACTTAGTTATGATAAAATTGATGCATGTCCTAATGATTGTATGCTGTACTGGAAAGAAAACAGTAAGAAAACAGAATGTGATATATGTCATACGTCAAGGTACAAAGCAAATGAAAATGATCCTGATGATGAGTTAACCATACCTGATACGGATAAGAAGATTAAGAAGATTGGAGCAAAGGTTTTACGTCATTTTCCGCTCATACCACGGCTGCAAAGGTTGTTTATGTCATCTAAAACTGCTGCCTCCATGAGATGGCATGAAGAGAGTCGCACGAAAGATGGTTACTTGAGACATCCTGCTGATTCCCCAGCTTGGAAAACATTTGATTTTAATTATCCTGATTTTGCCAGTGAGTCTCGTAATGTCAGGCTTGGTTTAGCGAGTGATGGGTTTAACCCTTTTAGAACAATGAGTGTTTCTCATAGTACATGGCCTGTTGTTTTGATGCCATATAATCTACCTCCTTGGATGTGCATGAAACAACcttatttctttttatctttactTATACCTGGCCCATCAGCTCCTGGGAACAATATAGATGTTTATATGGAACCATTAGTGGCTGAGCTACAGGAGTTATGGGATATTAATGGAGTAGAGACTTATGATGCATCGACAAAGAGTAACTTTCAGATGCGTGCTTCTTTGTTATGGACGATAAGTGACTTTCCCGCTTATGCGAATTTATCCGGATGGAGCACAAAAGGAAAACTTTCATGCCCTTGCTGCCATAAACATACAAAATCACAACGCTTAACTCATGGCAACAAATATTGTTTCATGGGACATCGTCGATATCTGCCAGGTGATCATGCTTTTCGAAAAGATAAGAAGTCTTTTGATGGCACAAAAGAAACGGAGAGGCAACCACGTGGCTTAACAGGATCAGAAGTACTTGATGAGCTAAATGGTTTTGAAATTAAATTTGGAAAACTTGTAAAGACCAACCCTGATCTACCATTTAACTGGAAGAAGAGAAGTATTTTTTTTGAGTTACCATACTGGAAAACTAACTTGCTGCGCCATAATCTAGATGTAATGCATATTGAGAAGAATGTTTGTGACAGTGTCGTTGGAACGTTAATGAATCTAGATGGAAAGACCAAGGATCATTTAAAAGCACGCCTTGATTTGCAAGAAATGGGTATTAGACCTGAACTTCATCCTAAAGTTCAGAATAACAACAAAGTGTATTTGCCACCTGCTTGTTTCTCAATGGATAAAAAAGAGAAAGATATATTTTGTCGTGTTCTTAAAAAGGTTAAAGTTCCAGATGGTTATGCAGCTAATATATCAAGATGTGTAGAGTTAAAACCTCCAAAACTGTTTGGCCTTAAAAGTCATGATAGCCATATTTTGATGCAGCAGTTGCTTCCCATTGCTTTGCGAAATGTGTTACCTAAGCACGTGCGTTATCCTGTGATGAAGCTATGTCGTTACTACAAACAGTTATGCTCAAAAGTTCTTAATCCAAATGATTTGGTTCAAATGGAAAATGAGATTGGAAAAATCCTTTGTGATTTAGAAAGGATTTTTCCGCCATCATTCTTTGATGTCATGGTTCATCTTTCGGTTCATCTTGCTTCAGAGGCCAAATTAGGAGGGACAGTTCATTACCGTTGGATGTATCCAATCGAGAG GTATTTATCTACATTAAAATCTTACGTCAAAAATAGGAGTAAACCCGAGGGTTCCATTGCAGAAGGATATTTAGCTGAAGAATGTTTGTCATTTTGTTCATTGTACTTATCAAGTGATGTCGAGACCATACATAATAAGACAAGTCGGAATTATGATGACGGTGGTTTCGAGGATATTTTACCTATCTTTTCTATGTCAGGTCGGCCGATTGGTGCTACAGTGGTAGAGATACTTGACCTTGACATTTTGGCTAAAGCACATTCATATGTGTTATTCAATTGTAGTGAAGTTGATGAATTTCGAAC AGAACATCTGACGAATGTTCGTCATGAAAATCGGAAATTACGTGAGCGTGAGATTCAACGTTTACATAGCGAGACTTTTGAGTCGTGGTTTCAAGATCAT GTTGAGGAGCTGCATACCAGAGGGGATCATAGAATCACGGAAGATCTAAGAAACTTGGCAAGTGGCCCAGCTGAGTTTGTGAAAAAATATAAGGGATTTATCATAAATGGTTTCCGATTTCACACAAAAGATCTGGAACAAAATAGGAAAACACAAAATAGTGGAGTTATGCTTGAGGCCATGACAAATAGCTTCTCAAGTGCTAAAGATAACAATCCTATCATGGGAGATGTAACATATTATGGGATTTTGAATGATATCATTGAGTTGGAATATGCTGTTGACAGGAAAGTAGTTTTGTTCCATTGTGATTGGATCTCGAATGGTTCAAGGAAAAAGCAAGATGAGAATGGGTTTACTCTACTCAATTTTGAAGGTTTGAACCCTCATAACGACCCTTTTATACTAGCTTGTCAAGCACAACAAGTATTTTATGTTGCAGATCGTGTTGACAAAGGATGGAAAGTTGTGATCAAGACAACACCTAGAGATTCTTATGACATGAATGAACAAACATGTCTTGAGAATGTGGAAACACATTTGCAGAGTGACACATCTACGGGTCCTCAACTTGATGATAATATGAATATTGAATTGGTTAGAAGGGGTTTAAATGGGACCGTCGTTGACAAAAATACCTTAGTTTTTGACGGAGATGAAGATCTATTTGAAGCTGCTTCATGA